One genomic window of Candidatus Aminicenantes bacterium includes the following:
- a CDS encoding O-antigen ligase family protein, which produces MSEKAVRRLQYGLFLFALVAAILKVVFHLNVVLLPLVMLLLGMASYLVNRQHALYLFFGLLPLVNALPDLCGTGYPFNYLAPALFYLSGLVLGAMIRRDRVVVPQWFLKAYLLFVLVVAISALFVFMRWSNITLPARAWLQNTPVEPFGNRVSFATIFPVISLFLYAAAPFAFHFIRFLKLDLEKVFTSMGTGFMWALVVAVVQRTVDPDILAQEWWLEKMGQGNASFSDFNGFGLFAGVLLVYFVFRLLQRWHFRSLVLALAALAGISLSGSRTAFAFVVVAFAVFLCSRNIRPRVKITAMAILLLMVGLAGGVLTRRLEQNMLQAKRLFQVENKLQALDEVTNWRITMIGYSAKMVSQFPLAGVGTGNFLFALKTLTHNQARVVDLPLNHYLLILDENGVPGLIFFLIFLAGVVPLARGAQDRSFATLYFTLLAFLLFNTYLWLPEVAVLFWVVIALSRPQADLPGVQPQAQKHRLARAGALGLLLVAVMANTVRFHALHPINWVKAAEERYDYGFWYEERTDRGESFRWARDAAGIHIHLDEQGRSIPFRLVCGAPLAHLSGQRQRVDVYWRGKFYQRFDFNKIGERFFRVTDPDHRSGFLEIRVEPTFNLKAMGLSPESRTLGIKFFELPAEQSMPLSEVAVLNPR; this is translated from the coding sequence CTGCAATACGGGCTCTTTCTATTCGCCCTGGTAGCGGCGATACTTAAGGTGGTTTTTCACCTGAACGTGGTCTTGTTGCCGCTGGTGATGCTGCTGCTGGGTATGGCCAGTTACCTGGTCAACCGGCAACATGCCCTCTACTTGTTTTTCGGTTTGCTGCCCCTGGTCAATGCCTTGCCGGACTTGTGTGGTACGGGCTATCCGTTCAACTACCTGGCACCGGCCCTGTTTTATTTATCCGGTCTGGTTTTGGGGGCAATGATCCGGCGGGACCGCGTTGTCGTGCCGCAGTGGTTTCTCAAGGCGTACCTGCTGTTTGTTTTGGTGGTTGCGATTTCGGCGCTGTTTGTATTTATGCGCTGGTCCAACATCACGCTTCCCGCCCGGGCCTGGCTGCAAAACACGCCGGTTGAACCCTTCGGCAACCGCGTGTCCTTTGCCACCATTTTTCCCGTGATTTCCCTGTTTCTCTATGCCGCCGCTCCATTTGCATTCCACTTTATCCGCTTTTTGAAACTCGACCTGGAAAAGGTGTTTACGTCCATGGGAACGGGGTTCATGTGGGCTTTGGTCGTGGCCGTGGTGCAACGTACCGTGGACCCCGACATCCTGGCGCAGGAATGGTGGCTGGAAAAGATGGGCCAGGGCAACGCTAGTTTTTCCGATTTCAACGGTTTCGGACTTTTTGCCGGCGTATTGCTGGTCTATTTCGTTTTCCGGCTGCTGCAGCGATGGCATTTTCGCTCTCTGGTATTGGCCCTGGCCGCTTTAGCGGGAATCTCTCTTTCCGGCAGCCGTACCGCCTTTGCCTTTGTGGTGGTGGCTTTTGCGGTTTTTCTGTGTAGCCGGAACATTCGCCCCCGGGTGAAAATCACCGCAATGGCCATTCTGCTGTTGATGGTGGGCCTGGCCGGGGGGGTGCTGACGCGACGGTTGGAGCAGAACATGCTCCAGGCCAAACGCTTGTTTCAGGTGGAAAACAAGCTGCAGGCCCTGGATGAAGTAACCAATTGGCGCATTACCATGATCGGGTACAGTGCAAAAATGGTTTCGCAATTTCCTCTGGCCGGCGTGGGAACGGGAAATTTCCTTTTCGCGCTCAAGACCCTGACGCATAACCAGGCCCGGGTGGTGGACCTGCCTTTGAACCACTACCTGTTGATCCTGGATGAGAACGGAGTACCCGGCCTGATTTTCTTTCTGATCTTCCTGGCGGGAGTCGTTCCCCTGGCGCGCGGGGCGCAGGACCGGTCTTTTGCGACCCTGTATTTCACCTTGCTGGCCTTCCTGCTGTTTAACACCTATCTGTGGTTACCGGAAGTGGCCGTCCTTTTCTGGGTGGTGATCGCGCTGTCGCGGCCGCAAGCTGATCTACCCGGGGTGCAGCCCCAAGCACAAAAACACCGCCTGGCAAGAGCAGGAGCCCTGGGCCTGCTGCTTGTGGCCGTGATGGCCAACACAGTACGTTTTCACGCATTGCACCCCATAAACTGGGTGAAAGCTGCGGAAGAACGATACGATTACGGTTTCTGGTACGAGGAACGCACTGACCGGGGCGAAAGCTTCCGCTGGGCCCGGGACGCGGCGGGGATCCACATTCATCTGGATGAACAGGGAAGGTCGATTCCATTCCGGCTGGTCTGTGGGGCGCCGCTGGCGCACCTGTCCGGTCAACGTCAACGCGTGGATGTCTACTGGCGAGGGAAGTTTTATCAACGTTTTGATTTTAATAAAATCGGCGAACGATTTTTCCGGGTGACGGATCCGGATCACCGCTCAGGTTTCCTGGAGATCCGCGTCGAACCAACCTTCAACCTGAAGGCAATGGGGCTTTCCCCCGAATCACGAACCCTGGGGATCAAGTTCTTCGAGTTGCCGGCGGAACAATCAATGCCATTGTCCGAAGTGGCCGTGCTGAATCCGCGTTAA
- a CDS encoding FHA domain-containing protein has protein sequence MLRVQNIDSGTVIFLTAGDYTWGRSNQSDVIVRNETVSRKHARVWWESDNWWISDLGSTNGTFLDRAPLTEACRITESVQVQLGNILFELSPWDRDDVLPKQVASPPLTIDLGEKTHSLDHGEISQVKTELSFLDMFMNMESPEDFYHSDLPLMFTRLGISGFGVIVEWKDKPLLLFFHGELPSNLLENVEHLQDSLKSHLILEIPDTNSRWESIPVSYRKERLSYFVITPQHQFPEGLPFFLRSRLARLTELLYVINRTKSGKRAGTSKDNPNPQSNNDNLICLPEIQDGVLLASNISREMVETARRIAPESAGVIVEGETGVGKEIVAAIIHHFSGRKGPFLPVMTSSLPENLVENELFGHKKGAYSDAVSTEEGKFAAAEGGTIFLDEVADMPTSVQAKLLRVLESGEIFPIGATHAQRVNVRIITASNIPFSKLLESGRLRRDLYHRLKTFTVYVPPLRERRQEILPLFEFFLSRAAKKKNKTFAGFSPKVVRLLLNYPWPGNVRELRNEADRVALMMKPSGVVHAETLNEEIRALGTADMSVEVPGSGTTMQEQVDQLQRRLVPAALEECGGNKTRAAEKLGLSRKGLTKMIQRLGLEEK, from the coding sequence GGGTCGCTCGAATCAGAGCGACGTGATCGTGCGCAACGAAACCGTGTCGCGCAAACATGCGCGGGTATGGTGGGAATCCGATAATTGGTGGATCTCTGATTTGGGAAGCACCAATGGTACTTTCCTGGACAGGGCGCCACTGACTGAAGCCTGCCGGATCACTGAGTCCGTGCAAGTTCAATTGGGCAATATTCTGTTCGAACTCTCTCCCTGGGACCGGGATGACGTTTTGCCCAAGCAGGTAGCCTCACCGCCCCTGACCATTGATTTGGGAGAAAAAACCCATAGCCTGGACCACGGGGAAATCAGCCAGGTGAAAACCGAACTTTCCTTTCTGGATATGTTTATGAACATGGAGAGCCCCGAAGATTTCTACCACTCTGATCTGCCGTTGATGTTTACCCGCCTGGGAATCAGCGGTTTCGGGGTAATAGTTGAATGGAAAGATAAGCCGTTGTTGCTCTTTTTCCACGGCGAATTGCCCTCAAACCTATTGGAGAATGTCGAACATCTCCAGGACAGCCTCAAATCCCACTTGATACTGGAAATTCCCGACACGAATTCGCGCTGGGAATCGATTCCCGTATCCTACCGCAAAGAGCGGCTCAGTTACTTCGTGATCACGCCCCAACACCAGTTCCCGGAGGGATTGCCCTTTTTCCTGCGCTCCCGGCTGGCGCGCCTGACTGAATTGTTATACGTGATCAACCGCACAAAATCGGGCAAACGCGCAGGAACCAGCAAAGACAATCCCAACCCGCAAAGCAACAACGACAATTTGATCTGCCTGCCGGAAATACAGGATGGGGTTCTGCTGGCGTCTAATATTTCCCGGGAAATGGTGGAAACAGCCCGGCGTATCGCGCCGGAAAGTGCCGGAGTAATCGTTGAAGGAGAAACCGGCGTTGGCAAAGAGATCGTTGCCGCCATAATCCACCACTTTTCCGGGCGCAAAGGGCCTTTTCTGCCGGTCATGACATCTTCCCTGCCGGAAAACCTGGTGGAAAACGAATTATTCGGCCACAAAAAAGGCGCCTACTCCGATGCCGTGTCAACAGAAGAGGGCAAATTTGCGGCGGCTGAGGGGGGCACCATCTTTTTAGACGAAGTGGCGGACATGCCCACATCCGTACAAGCCAAGTTGCTGCGTGTGCTGGAAAGCGGTGAGATCTTTCCCATCGGTGCCACACACGCGCAGCGAGTGAACGTGCGCATCATTACGGCATCCAATATCCCCTTTTCCAAATTGCTGGAATCCGGCAGGTTGCGCCGGGATCTCTACCATCGTCTGAAAACCTTTACCGTGTATGTCCCGCCCCTGCGCGAACGCCGACAGGAGATTCTGCCCCTGTTTGAATTCTTTTTATCGCGGGCGGCCAAAAAGAAAAATAAAACCTTTGCGGGTTTCTCTCCCAAGGTGGTGCGCCTGTTGCTGAACTACCCCTGGCCGGGCAATGTGCGTGAACTCAGGAATGAAGCCGACCGTGTCGCCCTGATGATGAAGCCTTCCGGTGTGGTGCACGCGGAAACCCTGAACGAAGAGATCCGCGCCCTGGGCACCGCGGATATGTCCGTGGAAGTCCCCGGTTCCGGTACCACCATGCAGGAACAGGTGGACCAGTTGCAGCGCCGCCTGGTCCCGGCCGCCCTGGAAGAATGCGGCGGTAACAAGACCCGGGCCGCGGAGAAACTGGGGCTCTCCCGCAAGGGACTGACCAAGATGATTCAGCGGTTGGGGTTGGAAGAGAAATAA